In the Epinephelus fuscoguttatus linkage group LG10, E.fuscoguttatus.final_Chr_v1 genome, TGTCACCAGGCAACCTTGTGTAAAAGCTGTCAgtagtgagcatgtgtgtgtgtccctttgtCACCTTTTAACATCCTCTCATAAAAATAGTTGTTTTCTATTGGTCTTTTAGTGTCCTGGTGCCATTTCACTCTCCAAACGTTTGTCTTAATCTGGGTCCCTTTGCTTTGACACATCTTTTGCCTCCTTTAATGGGTCATCTCCACTCCTCAAATTTGCACCTAtagatatatacagtatgtattcaGTCAAAATCCTTTGCATGCAAGCGGTAAATCTTGTACAGAGCTTTTGCAAGGAGCATTCCAGGCTCcaggtaggtagatagatagatagatagatagatacagaGGTGTCCAGCAAGAATGACTGAACAGAAtgaataaacttaaaaacacaaacagacaataaAGAATCAGGCATTTATATACTTACAACACCTACATGATTTTCAAATACTATAAGGTGGCTCTTAATTTCATGTGATATACATAACGTCAGCCACAGAGTGGCAGCAAACTCCTCTTTGATCATTGCTTGTGAATTACTTTTGCAATACagaacataatttaaaaaaaataaataaatagatgagTGATTACAATTTAATAAGctgaaaagtgaaaatgaatgcaAGAAACTTAAAATTTACTTTTTGGTTTAGATAGACAGTGACTACATCTTGTGTCTATAGTTACTCTTTTGTCCTATTAACCTAACTGCAAGACCATTCTAACTATTTTTCAGAGTGAACAAAGGCCTGTGATGCTCATGTTCAATGCTGTGACAGGAGAAACCTTACCAATTATGGGAAGTGAGGCTCTTCTGCATATGTCTGTTGCAAGACTGAAAACTGTGGTGTCCATGCAGAGTGGCCTCCCTGTCAGCGCCTTCAGACTGAGCACACTTGCTGGTGTGCAACTCTACGACTGCAACCAACTGCAGGACTACGCCATTGAAGTGGGTATGGCCCACTAACAGATCTTAATCTTCACATGAACAAAGAAACAAGGAAACATGCACATAACAATGACACTTTTAGGGTTTTTTGTCCTATTCAAAACTATTCACTCAAGATTTTGAAGcttaaattgaaaaataaatgaatcagaattattttgaaatccatacagtttttcttttatttacaaCAAAGGCACTACTCTCCGTTTGGACACATGGGATGGATGGGTGGAGTTCCTCCAGGGTTGCCTCCTGGGCCACAGATCGACAGTCCAGAGCCACCTATCAGAGAAGAAGCCAGTAATGAGGTCAGAAATTCCTCATGTGAATTCAAGTGCGACAGGTCTGTTGTTGTGTAGCTTATCCATAATGAGTCAGGGTGCAATCCTACAGACAAAAAGTGAGTCgttcttgtgctgcttttccAGGTTCCAGCTGCAGGTAGCGCTCCATATCGCTGCCTCCTTAGGGCACCTGGATCTGGCAGGCTGGTTGCTGGAAAGGGGGGCACATGCTGAGGAACCAGTAGGAGTCCATCCGTACCGCCAGTGGTGCCACCAAACCGCCCACCAAGACACTAGAAAGTGTCCCATCCACATTGCTGCAGAGAGCAGCCAGCTCCTCATCCTCAAACTCTTCATCACAAACAACCTTTTGACCCTGGCTTGTCAAGACCCTGGAGGTCGTGACACTTTGAAAGTTGCTATTCAGCGTGGTCACAGGGATTGTGTGCGCTACTTAGCCAACAAGCTGTGCTCAGTGGTATCCCTGCCAAACATGTCACTGCCCATGCGTATCTACCTCCAGATAAAGCGCTGGGTGAGTTTAGGGCAGAAAAAGGCAGCCTCCAATCGAGACCAGTACACCAGTGCTGCCTTCAAAGCCAGGGTGGGGGATACGCTGCTCGTGGACGGCTTCAACCAGCCAAACATGTCTTCCAAATCCAGGAAAGCTGTGACCAAACCAAGCAGAAGAAATGAGGCCAAAGCTTTGCAGCCCTTACCTCCCACCAACAACTTACTCTCAGCACCTCACCTCCCCAGCCTGCAGGCAGTGAGCCCTGCTGACTGTAAAGAGATGCACAATAGCTGGAAACAAGATGTTAAAAATAGAGAAGAAGGCCTATTGAATGAAATCAGAAAGGACGACAGCAGCTTATTCAGGAGCAAGTTCACACTCCCACCAATCAGAGAAGGCATTCCGAAGCAGGTGTTTATTGGTGCATCACCAACATCTTACCATATTCTGACTGGGTCTCTGAAGTCCTCCTCTCAGCACGGTGGCCGAACACCAAGAGAAAATGCCATATACTGCTGGACTATAGCCAGGTCTCTATTTTTTGTACTATATTGTGTGTTCATATGCAATAAAAACGCATCATGATGGGTAGAGATGTTCTGATACCATTTTTTCCTTCCCAATTCCAATACCTGAACTTGTGTATTAGCTGATATCGAGTACCAATTTGATACCACTCTAGCATTGGGTTTCAAGGTTCAAGGTGCTGCATATATGTTAAAATCAAGACATTGCTATAATTACTTATGGAGCTTTTGTAATGAGACATAAAACAGAGGCTGTCAATTggctattttttgttttactgtagtTATACCACAAATCGGCTTTAACAGCTTTAATATACTGTGGGTAATGCTTTCTTTTGCAGTACCTTCACAGAGAAGCCTTGGTTGAAGCAGCTGAGCATAGCACGGACCCTGATCAGGAAGCGTGTCCACACCATGGCCTGATACTCTCATCCAGATCTCAGCCCAACTGCTCGTTGATCTCCTGTCGGCTGCCTGAAGAGCTGTTGACGATGAAGAG is a window encoding:
- the LOC125895677 gene encoding protein ANKUB1-like encodes the protein MNGGSDHEATEKLQSEKSTTEEPNSRRTDVPTMRVFICFAGSCEPLDVPPDQTVGAVKQMVKDNFLVQLSDDKQQQYLELSYGGAVLQDSWALCDVGITSGSAIRCLIKSEQRPVMLMFNAVTGETLPIMGSEALLHMSVARLKTVVSMQSGLPVSAFRLSTLAGVQLYDCNQLQDYAIEVGTTLRLDTWDGWVEFLQGCLLGHRSTVQSHLSEKKPVMRFQLQVALHIAASLGHLDLAGWLLERGAHAEEPVGVHPYRQWCHQTAHQDTRKCPIHIAAESSQLLILKLFITNNLLTLACQDPGGRDTLKVAIQRGHRDCVRYLANKLCSVVSLPNMSLPMRIYLQIKRWVSLGQKKAASNRDQYTSAAFKARVGDTLLVDGFNQPNMSSKSRKAVTKPSRRNEAKALQPLPPTNNLLSAPHLPSLQAVSPADCKEMHNSWKQDVKNREEGLLNEIRKDDSSLFRSKFTLPPIREGIPKQVFIGASPTSYHILTGSLKSSSQHGGRTPRENAIYCWTIASTFTEKPWLKQLSIARTLIRKRVHTMA